The following proteins come from a genomic window of Oncorhynchus mykiss isolate Arlee chromosome 19, USDA_OmykA_1.1, whole genome shotgun sequence:
- the LOC110498579 gene encoding piRNA biogenesis protein EXD1-like: MMHIRKQQVIEIGADGVGTFQHERVCWLQIATKNKVYLFDILMLEARAFKNSLSMILENNHILKVTYSCQRIAECLRAQFGVNLTNVFDTQVADILCFYTETGGFLLAGGEPTSEDALITTLLSQDQVSAHQEQCSGAA, encoded by the exons ATGATGCACATCCGGAAGCAGCAGGTGATCGAGATAGGAGCAGACGGGGTTGGAACGTTCCAGCACGAGAGAGTCTGTTGGCTGCag ATTGCCACTAAGAACAAGGTGTACCTCTTTGACATCCTGATGCTTGAAGCCCGGGCCTTCAAGAACAGCCTGTCCATGATCCTGGAAAATAACCACATTTTGAAG GTCACCTATAGCTGCCAGAGGATTGCCGAATGTCTGAGGGCTCAGTTTGGAGTGAATCTCACCAATGTCTTTGACACGCAG GTGGCAGATATCCTGTGCTTCTATACAGAGACAGGTGGCTTCCTGCTAGCAGGTGGTGAGCCTACATCTGAAGATGCCCTCATCACGACTCTCCTCTCTCAAGATCAAGTCTCTGCTCACCAAG AGCAGTGTTCTGGAGCTGCCTAG
- the LOC110497935 gene encoding RAS guanyl-releasing protein 1 isoform X2: MTQGKVTMSLPGHFTKGASWEEVIQACIQSFDVEGSVCGSSHLMNITLTMHRLLMSSSDLLEKLTSLFKSAVENEQSTECERICYFIRYWIQEFWTMFRLHSSLSDSMEQFQDLIRDQGQERLCPLLQTQWINDRHWSQKPSQKIKANSSKKRKVSLLFDHLEPIELAEHLTYLEFKSFCRISFADYQNYIRSCCMKDNPMMERSITLCNGISQWVQLMVLSRPTAQLRAEVFTKFIHVAQSLHLMHNFNTLMAVVGGLCHSSISRLKETSSHVSHEVTKVLNEMTDLLSSCRNYDNYRQAYSRCAGFKIPILGVHLKDLISVNEAMSDYVEDNKVNVQKLQALYNHINELIQLQQITPQLDANKDLVHLLTLSLDLYYTEDEIYELSYTREPKNSKAPPATPSRPPVVVNWASGVPPKPDPKTISKHVQRMVDSVFKNYDHDENGFISQGDFEKIAASFPFSFCVMDKEKEGLISREEITAYFMRASVICSKLGLGFVHNFQETTYMKPTFCDNCSGFLWGVIKQGYRCRDCGMNCHRLCKDQVAFECKKNAKGSSTSEGPLTPDSTPSTTCGPEGSEEGPFPYPSEECRDWSLDSPALSHLRLPPELAIPVGVHRSTQTEGPHAPAPPQEPSRLQPVQSSLLAPVPSSLLAPIPPSLTPCPSPVPQRKRRAYAKWENRASTVLQPKELDEDNKPTYDTLETENQKLQKNNETLRKKLRETQREVEILQTLLKRHALHSVVEDSSSSS; the protein is encoded by the exons ATGACCCAGGGCAAGGTCACAATGTCTCTGCCAGGACACTTCACAAAGGGggccagctgggaggaggtgatcCAGGCCTGTATCCAGTCCTTTG ACGTGGAGGGCTCTGTAtgtgggagcagccacctgatgAACATCACCCTGACCATGCACCGACTCCTCATGTCCTCCAGTGACCTCCTGGAGAAACTCACCTCCCT ATTTAAAAGCGCCGTGGAGAATGAGCAGTCCACAGAATGTGAGAGGATCTGCTACTTCATCAG GTATTGGATCCAGGAGTTCTGGACAATGTTCCGGTTGCACAGCAGCCTGTCTGACTCCATGGAACAGTTCCAGGATCTGATCAGAGATCAGGGCCAGGAGAGGCTGTGCCCTCTGTTGCAGACTCAATGGAT AAATGACAGGCACTGGTCTCAGAAGCCCAGTCAGAAAATCAAGGCTAACAGTAGTAAGAAGAGGAAAGTGTCTCTGCTGTTTGATCACCTGGAGCCCATTGAGCTGGCTGAGCACCTCACCTACCTGGAGTTCAAGTCCTTCTGTAGAATATCA TTTGCAGACTACCAGAACTACATCCGCAGTTGCTGCATGAAGGACAACCCCATGATGGAACGTTCCATTACATTGTGTAATGGTATCTCACAGTGGGTGCAGCTCATGGTTCTGAGTCGGCCTACAGCTCAGCTGAGAGCAGAGGTTTTCACCAAGTTCATCCATGTGGCTCAG AGCCTTCATCTTATGCACAACTTCAATACACTAATGGCTGTGGTGGGGGGCCTATGCCACAGCTCCATCTCCAGACTTAAAGAGACCAGTTCACATGTATCCCACGAGGTCACCAAG GTGCTGAATGAGATGACagacctcctgtcctcctgtaggAACTATGACAACTACCGTCAGGCGTACAGCAGGTGTGCAGGCTTTAAGATCCCCATCCTGGGGGTTCACCTCAAGGACCTGATCTCAGTCAACGAGGCCATGTCAGACTACGTAGAGGACAACAAGGTGAATGTTCAGAAGCTCCAGGCTTTGTACAACCACATCAACGAGCTGATCCAGCTACAGCAGATCACCCCACAGCTCGATGCCAACAAAGACCTGGTCCACCTTCTCACG CTGTCCCTGGACCTCTACTACACAGAGGATGAGATTTATGAGCTGTCTTACACCAGGGAGCCCAAGAACAGCAAAGCACCC CCCGCCACCCCCTCTAGACCTCCAGTGGTTGTGAACTGGGCTTCAGGAGTGCCCCCAAAACCTGACCCAAAAACCATCAGCAAACATGTGCAAAGAATGGTGGAT TCCGTGTTTAAAAACTATGACCATGATGAGAATGGCTTCATCTCTCAAGGGGACTTTGAGAAAATTGCTGCTAGCTTTCCATTCTCTTTCTGTGTCATGGACAAAGAGAA GGAAGGCCTCATCAGCAGAGAGGAGATCACAGCCTATTTCATGCGTGCTAGTGTCATCTGTTCCAAACTGGGTCTTGGCTTTGTCCACAACTTTCAGGAGACCACCTACATGAAGCCCACATTCTGTGACAACTGCTCCGGATTT TTGTGGGGCGTCATAAAACAAGGCTACAGATGCAGAG ACTGTGGTATGAACTGCCATAGGCTGTGTAAGGATCAGGTGGCGTTTGAGTGTAAGAAGAATGCCAAAGGCAGTAGCACCTCTGAAGGTCCACTAACGCCAGACTCCACACCCAGCACCACATGTGGCCCGGAAG GCTCAGAAGAGGGGCCTTTCCCGTACCCCTCAGAGGAATGTAGGGACTGGAGCCTTGACTCACCGGCCCTCTCCCATCTGAGGCTCCCCCCTGAGCTGGCCATTCCTGTGGGGGTCCACCGCAGCACCCAGACAGAGGGCCCCCACGCCCCTGCCCCCCCTCAAGAGCCTAGTCGGCTGCAGCCAGTACAATCCTCTCTTCTGGCCCCTGTACCCTCCTCTCTCTTGGCCCCCAtacccccctccctcaccccatGCCCCAGCCCGGTGCCCCAACGCAAACGACGGGCCTACGCCAAGTGGGAGAACAGAGCCTCTACAGTGCTACAGCCCAAGGAGCTGGACGAAGACAACAAACCCACCTATGATACTCTAGAAACG GAGAACCAGAAGCTTCAGAAGAACAACGAGACGCTGCGTAAGAAGCTGAGGGAGACGCAGCGCGAGGTAGAGATCCTGCAGACACTCCTAAAGAGGCACGCCCTTCACTCCGTGGTGGaggactcctcctcctcctcctag
- the LOC110497935 gene encoding RAS guanyl-releasing protein 1 isoform X1 has protein sequence MLLSSKRTQMDSLVQPLVAQYLAMGCQSKENGQNENVGSNGKEKEHSRLSPGPGSGSRSKVCPPVPARPQRFNRPNQAQMTQGKVTMSLPGHFTKGASWEEVIQACIQSFDVEGSVCGSSHLMNITLTMHRLLMSSSDLLEKLTSLFKSAVENEQSTECERICYFIRYWIQEFWTMFRLHSSLSDSMEQFQDLIRDQGQERLCPLLQTQWINDRHWSQKPSQKIKANSSKKRKVSLLFDHLEPIELAEHLTYLEFKSFCRISFADYQNYIRSCCMKDNPMMERSITLCNGISQWVQLMVLSRPTAQLRAEVFTKFIHVAQSLHLMHNFNTLMAVVGGLCHSSISRLKETSSHVSHEVTKVLNEMTDLLSSCRNYDNYRQAYSRCAGFKIPILGVHLKDLISVNEAMSDYVEDNKVNVQKLQALYNHINELIQLQQITPQLDANKDLVHLLTLSLDLYYTEDEIYELSYTREPKNSKAPPATPSRPPVVVNWASGVPPKPDPKTISKHVQRMVDSVFKNYDHDENGFISQGDFEKIAASFPFSFCVMDKEKEGLISREEITAYFMRASVICSKLGLGFVHNFQETTYMKPTFCDNCSGFLWGVIKQGYRCRDCGMNCHRLCKDQVAFECKKNAKGSSTSEGPLTPDSTPSTTCGPEGSEEGPFPYPSEECRDWSLDSPALSHLRLPPELAIPVGVHRSTQTEGPHAPAPPQEPSRLQPVQSSLLAPVPSSLLAPIPPSLTPCPSPVPQRKRRAYAKWENRASTVLQPKELDEDNKPTYDTLETENQKLQKNNETLRKKLRETQREVEILQTLLKRHALHSVVEDSSSSS, from the exons ATGTTGCTCTCATCGAAACGGACACAGATGGATAGTCTCGTTCAACCACTTGTTGCCCAGTATCTCGCTATGGGCTGCCAATCCAAAGAAAATGGACAAAATGAAAATGTGGGCTCGAATGGAAAGGAAAAAGAACATTC ACGTCTCTCTCCGGGACCGGGTAGTGGCTCCAGATCTAAGGTCTGTCCACCGGTGCCTGCCCGGCCTCAGCGGTTCAACAGGCCCAACCAGGCCCAGATGACCCAGGGCAAGGTCACAATGTCTCTGCCAGGACACTTCACAAAGGGggccagctgggaggaggtgatcCAGGCCTGTATCCAGTCCTTTG ACGTGGAGGGCTCTGTAtgtgggagcagccacctgatgAACATCACCCTGACCATGCACCGACTCCTCATGTCCTCCAGTGACCTCCTGGAGAAACTCACCTCCCT ATTTAAAAGCGCCGTGGAGAATGAGCAGTCCACAGAATGTGAGAGGATCTGCTACTTCATCAG GTATTGGATCCAGGAGTTCTGGACAATGTTCCGGTTGCACAGCAGCCTGTCTGACTCCATGGAACAGTTCCAGGATCTGATCAGAGATCAGGGCCAGGAGAGGCTGTGCCCTCTGTTGCAGACTCAATGGAT AAATGACAGGCACTGGTCTCAGAAGCCCAGTCAGAAAATCAAGGCTAACAGTAGTAAGAAGAGGAAAGTGTCTCTGCTGTTTGATCACCTGGAGCCCATTGAGCTGGCTGAGCACCTCACCTACCTGGAGTTCAAGTCCTTCTGTAGAATATCA TTTGCAGACTACCAGAACTACATCCGCAGTTGCTGCATGAAGGACAACCCCATGATGGAACGTTCCATTACATTGTGTAATGGTATCTCACAGTGGGTGCAGCTCATGGTTCTGAGTCGGCCTACAGCTCAGCTGAGAGCAGAGGTTTTCACCAAGTTCATCCATGTGGCTCAG AGCCTTCATCTTATGCACAACTTCAATACACTAATGGCTGTGGTGGGGGGCCTATGCCACAGCTCCATCTCCAGACTTAAAGAGACCAGTTCACATGTATCCCACGAGGTCACCAAG GTGCTGAATGAGATGACagacctcctgtcctcctgtaggAACTATGACAACTACCGTCAGGCGTACAGCAGGTGTGCAGGCTTTAAGATCCCCATCCTGGGGGTTCACCTCAAGGACCTGATCTCAGTCAACGAGGCCATGTCAGACTACGTAGAGGACAACAAGGTGAATGTTCAGAAGCTCCAGGCTTTGTACAACCACATCAACGAGCTGATCCAGCTACAGCAGATCACCCCACAGCTCGATGCCAACAAAGACCTGGTCCACCTTCTCACG CTGTCCCTGGACCTCTACTACACAGAGGATGAGATTTATGAGCTGTCTTACACCAGGGAGCCCAAGAACAGCAAAGCACCC CCCGCCACCCCCTCTAGACCTCCAGTGGTTGTGAACTGGGCTTCAGGAGTGCCCCCAAAACCTGACCCAAAAACCATCAGCAAACATGTGCAAAGAATGGTGGAT TCCGTGTTTAAAAACTATGACCATGATGAGAATGGCTTCATCTCTCAAGGGGACTTTGAGAAAATTGCTGCTAGCTTTCCATTCTCTTTCTGTGTCATGGACAAAGAGAA GGAAGGCCTCATCAGCAGAGAGGAGATCACAGCCTATTTCATGCGTGCTAGTGTCATCTGTTCCAAACTGGGTCTTGGCTTTGTCCACAACTTTCAGGAGACCACCTACATGAAGCCCACATTCTGTGACAACTGCTCCGGATTT TTGTGGGGCGTCATAAAACAAGGCTACAGATGCAGAG ACTGTGGTATGAACTGCCATAGGCTGTGTAAGGATCAGGTGGCGTTTGAGTGTAAGAAGAATGCCAAAGGCAGTAGCACCTCTGAAGGTCCACTAACGCCAGACTCCACACCCAGCACCACATGTGGCCCGGAAG GCTCAGAAGAGGGGCCTTTCCCGTACCCCTCAGAGGAATGTAGGGACTGGAGCCTTGACTCACCGGCCCTCTCCCATCTGAGGCTCCCCCCTGAGCTGGCCATTCCTGTGGGGGTCCACCGCAGCACCCAGACAGAGGGCCCCCACGCCCCTGCCCCCCCTCAAGAGCCTAGTCGGCTGCAGCCAGTACAATCCTCTCTTCTGGCCCCTGTACCCTCCTCTCTCTTGGCCCCCAtacccccctccctcaccccatGCCCCAGCCCGGTGCCCCAACGCAAACGACGGGCCTACGCCAAGTGGGAGAACAGAGCCTCTACAGTGCTACAGCCCAAGGAGCTGGACGAAGACAACAAACCCACCTATGATACTCTAGAAACG GAGAACCAGAAGCTTCAGAAGAACAACGAGACGCTGCGTAAGAAGCTGAGGGAGACGCAGCGCGAGGTAGAGATCCTGCAGACACTCCTAAAGAGGCACGCCCTTCACTCCGTGGTGGaggactcctcctcctcctcctag